The Daucus carota subsp. sativus chromosome 9, DH1 v3.0, whole genome shotgun sequence genome window below encodes:
- the LOC108201857 gene encoding serine/threonine-protein kinase STY13 produces MDSSTRNEIEEVPETQKSEIEEEVCSKVNVPDEQKELPETKKSEIQEGGGLKVNATDEKEEVPTTEKSEIQEEGSSMVNATASAIPDNVSGKAPGSISSKDKIFRADKIDLKSLDIQLERHLSRAWSSKKVDPQKPKEIWEIDLAKLDIKRLVARGTYGTIYRGTYDNQDVAVKVLDWGEDGMATTAETASLRASFRQEVAVWHQLDHPNVTKFIGASMGTSDLKIPNTPSSSSGALADLPARACCVVVEYVPGGTLKSLLFKNRKKKLAFKVVVQLALDLARGLSYLHSKKIVHRDVKAENMLLDYQRNLKIADFGVARVEAQNPKDMTGETGTLGYMAPEVLDGKPYNRKCDVYSFGVCLWEIYCCDLPYVNLSFAEVSSAVVRLNLRPDIPRCCPSSFASIMKKCWDANPQKRPEMEEVVRLLEAIDTSKGGGMIPEDQASGCFCFAPMRGP; encoded by the exons ATGGACTCGAGTACTCGTAACGAAATAGAAGAGGTTCCTGAAACTCAAAAGTCAGAAATTGAAGAGGAGGTTTGTTCGAAGGTGAATGTTCCAGATGAACAAAAGGAGCTTCCGGAGACTAAAAAGTCAGAAATTCAAGAGGGGGGTGGTTTGAAGGTAAATGCCACAGATGAAAAAGAAGAGGTTCCGACAACTGAAAAGTCGGAAATTCAAGAGGAGGGTAGTTCGATGGTGAATGCCACAGCTAGTGCAATCCCGGACAATGTGTCAGGGAAGGCTCCAGGAAGTATTAGTAGCAAAGACAAGATTTTCAGAGCTGATAAGATTGATCTAAAAAGCCTCGATATTCAGCTCGAGAGGCATTTGAGCCGTGCTTGGTCGTCTAAGAAAGTGGATCCGCAAAAGCCTAAGGAAATTTGGGAGATTGATTTAGCGAAGTTGGATATAAAACGTCTTGTGGCTAGGGGAACATATGGTACAATATATCGTGGTACCTATGATAACCAAGATGTTGCAG TGAAAGTGTTAGATTGGGGAGAGGATGGCATGGCCACTACAGCTGAAACTGCTTCTCTTAGAGCATCATTTCGACAAGAGGTTGCTGTTTGGCACCAGCTAGACCATCCAAATGTCACAAAG TTTATTGGTGCCTCGATGGGAACGTCAGATCTGAAGATTCCTAATACACCCTCTTCGTCAAGCGGAGCATTAGCCGACCTTCCTGCAAGGGCGTGCTGTGTTGTCGTGGAATACGTTCCAGGAGGAACTTTGAAAAGCTTACTATTCAAAAATAGGAAGAAGAAACTTGCTTTTAAAGTTGTTGTCCAGCTTGCATTGGATCTAGCTAGAGG ATTGAGTTATTTACATTCGAAGAAGATTGTGCATCGAGATGTCAAGGCTGAAAACATGTTGTTAGACTATCAGCGAAACTTAAAAATCGCTGATTTTGGTGTTGCTAGGGTTGAAGCACAAAATCCCAAGGATATGACAGGAGAAACTGGGACGCTTGGATACATGGCACCAGAG GTTCTCGACGGAAAGCCATACAACAGAAAGTGTGACGTGTACAGCTTTGGTGTATGCTTATGGGAAATATATTGCTGTGATCTTCCCTATGTAAACCTTAGCTTTGCTGAAGTTTCATCTGCTGTTGTCCGATTG AATCTGCGTCCTGATATTCCCCGATGCTGCCCGAGTTCATTTGCAAGCATTATGAAGAAATGTTGGGATGCCAATCCTCAGAAACGTCCTGAGATGGAGGAGGTCGTGAGGCTGCTGGAAGCAATTGATACCAGCAAGGGAGGAGGGATGATCCCGGAAGACCAAGCTAGCGGATGTTTTTGCTTTGCTCCCATGCGAGGTCCCTGA